Sequence from the Thermocoleostomius sinensis A174 genome:
TCACCATCACGGCGAGTACGGACATACACTAGTCCAGCTTGGTTCGGTCTGGCTTGAAGATAGCGAAGCAATTGCTGCCGCCGTCCTCTTGATGTCCAGGCAATGTTGACCGCTAGGTGTAAGTTGGGGCGATAGGGGCTTTGCAGAATGGTTTGGGGTTGTTGTAGCTGCAAGACGTGCTGAATGATCTGCTGAGCCTGAGGATCAGCGGTAGCGGTAAAAGCTGCGATCGCCATTTTGGTTCCAGCAGGTTTATGTTGCAACAGCGCAGGACGCACAGTGCCCAAGCGGCGATACGCCGGACGAAACGTGTCTCCCCACTGTACTAGACAATGAGCTTCATCCAGAATCAGGGCGTTAATCTGAAGCTGTGGTTGACATAACCGTTGCCATACGGTTGGACTCAGCAACGTCTCAGGCGAGAGATACAGCAAGCGCAGTTTTTGATGCTCTAGTGCCCATAGGGTTTGCCGTTTTTGCGGGGAGGTCAGTTCACTATGCAAAAGGGCGGCCGGTAGTTGGCGTTGACGTAGCTCTTGGACTTGATTTTCCATCAGCGCCACCAAGGGCGAAACCACGATCGTCAATCCCTGGTTTAACAACGCGGGCAACTGAAAGCAAATAGACTTGCCGCCACCTGTGGGCATCACGATCAGGGCATCTCGGTGCTCCAGCAAACATTGAATCACTTCGTCTTGGGGATAGCGAAACTCGGTATATCCCCAAATTTGTTGAAACCGTTGCAGAACAAGCTGGCGATCGGGCGGATATGGTGAAGACATGACAGGACTGATAATGCACTGCTGATTAGAGTGCCCACATCCGACCTAGCTGGCTGACGGGACAGAACACCAAAATCGGAGGGTGAGCCGCCACCCATCCTCCGATCGGTCTACAACAGCCCACGATATCGAATAAACAGTAAAATTGCTGCCCATGACCCCAACGCCACTTTAATGGCCACTAGGATATTGAGTATGGGAATGACTCCACCACTGGCCAGTGCCCCCAGTTCGCCGTGCGGTAACTCGATACCCACCAAGGTCAGCACCGCAAAGATAATAAAAATCAGCACTGAGACTTTTTCTAGAATGGCGGCTCGCCACCGCTGGTAGATTGCCTGCATCCATTCTGGCGAAGAAGTAATAGCAACCAATCCGATCGCAGTTCCTCCCGCAACTCCCGCTGCAAATCCGCCACCAGGGCTGAGATGCCCGCGAATAGCCAATTCGATGCTGACCAAGGCCGCAATGGTAGCTCCTAGACGTGCCAATACGATCGAAGGTTGATCGGTAAATTGGTAAACGGTCGCTGGCGGGCGTTCGTTTGCCAGTAGAAAATGCGCTCCCATGATGGCAATTGTAAATACAACCACTTCAAAGATCGTGTCATACAGTCGATTCCTGAAAATAATACCTGAGACAGCATTGGGGACACCGCTATCTTGGACAACGGCTTCGACAATAGACATGTCCATCAAGACGGGGGCTGGATTGGGCAGAATTAAAAATTTGATATACAACGCAATGCCAGCGACGATGTAAATCCACTTCATGAATGCGCCTCCTCCAAATTTGTGGCATCACTGGCATAGGATTTCATCTCCAGTGAATTAGCATAGGTCAGGCTCGTCAATGGAGATGAAAGCTCAGCTTGCAGGATTTCATAAAGACGTTGAATCCGAACATTAGTGCAATAGGGTGGGTCGTGTTGCGATCGGGCTTCAACACAGGTGGCATGGATGTCTTTATTTGCCAAGGCTTGCTGTAGCGACTGAGCATCGGGAAACGACACTAGCTCTAGGCGCATATAGTGTTTTGCCAAAACAGTACGAAGGTCAGTAAGGAGATGATCAAACGGCTGACTAGCTTGGGCAGGCACTGCGTTAACAGAGGGACTGCTCACTGGTTCAGGCAAATCGCTTGTCAGGATGCCCAGTCGCATCACCAAGGAGGAACGAACTGCCACTGCATACAGTGTAATGGCCAGCATGGTTCCCACCAAAGCTTCTGTTAATGCTACATCCGCCCCTCCAAGGACAGCATAGACCAAAGCAGCCACTGCGCCCAAGATGCCGCGGATGACCAAAGCATGGTAAGGATTCACCTGAAGTATTAACAGACCTGCCGACAGAGGTAGCAAGGCTGTAATTAGATAAACATAGCTATCTGTCATACATTCCTCCGCTAGAACAGTAGGCCAAGACATAGCCCAGCACAGTATTCCAAATGGCCAATGAAATAATTGCAAGAATCAGTAGAGGCCATTCATTTGGAATTTTTAGAAACAAACCAAAAATGATGCTCATCGAGCCAAGTGTGTCAGCAACAGAAAGGCTGTGTAGTTTAAATAAAACTGATCGATGACCAAGCAGAGGAACGGTTCCCCAAAACCAAAAGACAATACCGATACCAATACAGAGATAACTGAGTAGATCAATCATAGTTTTTCATGCGATAGATCATTCATGCGTTTAAGTACATGGGCTAATAGCATCAAGGCGGCATTTCCAACACTGAGGATGATCACTCCTACTACCCCAATCATCCAGTCATCGCGCAAAACAGAGACAACTAGAATCATCACCGAGGTTTTGGTAGCAATACTGGCAAAGGCTAGCATTTTTTGCCAAATATCTTCATCCTGACAAGCTTCATAAATTGGAATTAGCAGCGCCAGAATCATGGCAATTAGAATCAGAGTCATGCTTTTCTTCTCCGTCGCACTCGGTGGACTTCATACCAGCCATCTTCGTGGTATTTCAAAACGATCGTTTTAGGTGTGAACGTAATCAAAAAGATATCCAGAAAAATCAGTCCAGGTGTGCGCCCGGGTTTAACTCGTTCCAGCGTGATATCTTCCTCATTATGTGGACGCAGCATAATTTCAAAGGCTTCAAAAAAGGCCTGTGGAATGGCCACTATTACCTCGCCCAAGGCCCGCAGCCAATCCTTTAAAGCGCCCAATGATTTAGGTCCACCCGGTA
This genomic interval carries:
- a CDS encoding RecQ family ATP-dependent DNA helicase — translated: MSSPYPPDRQLVLQRFQQIWGYTEFRYPQDEVIQCLLEHRDALIVMPTGGGKSICFQLPALLNQGLTIVVSPLVALMENQVQELRQRQLPAALLHSELTSPQKRQTLWALEHQKLRLLYLSPETLLSPTVWQRLCQPQLQINALILDEAHCLVQWGDTFRPAYRRLGTVRPALLQHKPAGTKMAIAAFTATADPQAQQIIQHVLQLQQPQTILQSPYRPNLHLAVNIAWTSRGRRQQLLRYLQARPNQAGLVYVRTRRDGEALADWLTQQGYATVAYHAGLATNERRAIETAWLNGTMLFVVCTSAFGMGVNHSSVRWVVHFHVPLLLSEYVQEIGRAGRDNNPSEALSLVSEPTGWLDPQDKHRQQFFLKQDHKHRQLAQQIMKQIPGKGEFSVVTRQFKEADVALSLLHSTGQLEWVDPFHYVIHRSIVPHTKLQSKATQTMTQYLTTKQCRWQFMLSAFGFLKAAEALGVGCGHCDRCLSQNR
- a CDS encoding Na(+)/H(+) antiporter subunit B: MKWIYIVAGIALYIKFLILPNPAPVLMDMSIVEAVVQDSGVPNAVSGIIFRNRLYDTIFEVVVFTIAIMGAHFLLANERPPATVYQFTDQPSIVLARLGATIAALVSIELAIRGHLSPGGGFAAGVAGGTAIGLVAITSSPEWMQAIYQRWRAAILEKVSVLIFIIFAVLTLVGIELPHGELGALASGGVIPILNILVAIKVALGSWAAILLFIRYRGLL
- a CDS encoding DUF4040 domain-containing protein — its product is MTDSYVYLITALLPLSAGLLILQVNPYHALVIRGILGAVAALVYAVLGGADVALTEALVGTMLAITLYAVAVRSSLVMRLGILTSDLPEPVSSPSVNAVPAQASQPFDHLLTDLRTVLAKHYMRLELVSFPDAQSLQQALANKDIHATCVEARSQHDPPYCTNVRIQRLYEILQAELSSPLTSLTYANSLEMKSYASDATNLEEAHS
- a CDS encoding monovalent cation/H(+) antiporter subunit G; translation: MIDLLSYLCIGIGIVFWFWGTVPLLGHRSVLFKLHSLSVADTLGSMSIIFGLFLKIPNEWPLLILAIISLAIWNTVLGYVLAYCSSGGMYDR
- a CDS encoding Na+/H+ antiporter subunit E; translation: MIGYLNLILRLVIWFLLTANLSLANIIIGISVALLLPGGPKSLGALKDWLRALGEVIVAIPQAFFEAFEIMLRPHNEEDITLERVKPGRTPGLIFLDIFLITFTPKTIVLKYHEDGWYEVHRVRRRRKA